The following coding sequences lie in one Polynucleobacter necessarius genomic window:
- a CDS encoding OsmC domain/YcaO domain-containing protein, with protein sequence MEIKVNFLDKLRLEAKFDDFTVVADQPIRYKGDGSAPGPFDYFLASSALCAAYFVKLYCETRNLSTENIRLSQNNIVDPENRYQQIFKIQVELPEEISAIDRQGILRSIERCTVKKVVQAGPEFVIEEVKNLDADAQALLTLKPEAESKTYIVGKDLSLEQTIANMSQVLANLGIKIEIASWRNIVPNVWSLHIRDAHSPMCFTNGKGSTKESALASALGEYIERLSNNHFYAGAFWGEEIASAAFVHYPNERWFEPGSDDALPPEILDEYCLAIFNPDGELRVSHLVDTNSGNVQRGICALPFVRHSDGKVVYFPSNLIENLYVSNGMSAGNTLAEAQVQCLSEIFERAIKREIIEGEITLPDVPQDVLIKYPSILAGIQALEEQGFPVLVKDASLGGVYPVMCVTLMNPRTGGVSASFGAHPNFEIALERSLTELLQGRSLEGLNDLPPPTFSSEAVTEPNNFVEHFIDSSGIVSWRFFSAKSDYDFVEWDFSSKGKDSNSLEANTLFGILQEMGKEAYIAVYDELGATACRILVPGFSEIYPVEDLIWDNTNKALLFRSDILNIFNLNDLSLKALLDRLENNELDEYGDIATLIGIEFDENTVWGQLTVLELKLLIHLALKQFDEAAELAGAFLQYNDNTVERKLFYQALSAVLEVLQDEDLDINDYLPNFRRMFGDEKMDAVMGSVEGRVRFYGLTPTSMKLEGLDRHHRLMDSYRKLHASKG encoded by the coding sequence ATGGAAATTAAAGTCAACTTTCTCGATAAGCTTCGTCTTGAAGCTAAGTTTGACGACTTTACGGTAGTTGCCGATCAGCCCATTCGCTATAAAGGCGATGGCTCTGCCCCTGGTCCTTTTGATTACTTTTTGGCCTCATCGGCTTTATGTGCAGCGTATTTTGTGAAGCTGTATTGCGAAACACGCAACCTATCTACTGAAAATATTCGCCTCTCACAAAATAATATTGTTGATCCTGAAAATCGGTATCAACAGATTTTTAAGATTCAGGTTGAGTTACCAGAAGAAATATCTGCAATTGATCGTCAGGGTATATTGCGCTCAATCGAACGGTGTACTGTTAAGAAAGTTGTTCAGGCAGGCCCAGAGTTTGTTATTGAAGAGGTAAAAAACTTAGATGCTGATGCACAGGCTCTCTTAACCCTAAAACCAGAGGCAGAAAGCAAAACCTATATTGTTGGTAAAGACTTATCGCTAGAGCAAACCATAGCCAATATGTCGCAAGTGTTGGCTAATCTCGGAATAAAAATTGAGATTGCCTCTTGGCGAAACATTGTTCCCAATGTCTGGTCTTTGCATATTCGCGATGCTCATTCACCGATGTGCTTTACTAATGGCAAAGGATCCACCAAAGAGAGCGCCCTTGCATCAGCTTTAGGCGAATACATTGAGCGGCTTAGTAATAATCACTTTTATGCGGGCGCTTTTTGGGGCGAAGAGATTGCCAGTGCAGCATTTGTCCATTATCCAAATGAGCGTTGGTTTGAGCCTGGTAGCGATGATGCTTTGCCACCAGAAATTTTGGATGAGTATTGCCTAGCAATTTTTAATCCCGATGGTGAATTGCGTGTTTCTCATTTGGTCGACACCAATTCTGGGAATGTTCAGCGTGGAATTTGCGCTTTACCCTTTGTGCGTCATTCAGACGGCAAGGTGGTTTATTTTCCAAGCAATCTGATTGAAAACTTATATGTCAGTAATGGCATGAGCGCAGGCAATACATTGGCTGAGGCTCAAGTTCAGTGTTTATCTGAAATATTTGAACGAGCAATTAAGCGCGAAATCATTGAGGGCGAGATTACGCTACCAGATGTTCCTCAGGATGTACTTATTAAATACCCAAGTATTTTGGCTGGTATTCAGGCATTGGAAGAGCAAGGTTTTCCAGTGCTAGTGAAGGATGCGTCTTTAGGAGGGGTGTATCCAGTAATGTGCGTTACCCTCATGAATCCACGCACAGGAGGTGTGTCCGCCTCATTTGGCGCCCACCCTAATTTCGAGATTGCTCTGGAGCGAAGCTTGACGGAGCTACTACAAGGAAGAAGTTTAGAGGGTTTAAATGATTTGCCGCCACCGACCTTTTCAAGCGAGGCAGTGACCGAACCGAACAATTTTGTTGAACACTTTATTGATTCAAGCGGCATTGTATCGTGGCGTTTCTTTAGTGCTAAATCGGACTATGATTTTGTTGAATGGGATTTTTCAAGCAAAGGCAAAGACTCCAATAGTCTTGAGGCAAACACTTTGTTTGGCATTCTTCAGGAGATGGGCAAAGAAGCGTACATTGCTGTTTATGATGAGCTTGGAGCGACTGCCTGCAGAATTTTAGTGCCCGGTTTCTCTGAGATTTATCCCGTCGAAGACCTTATTTGGGATAACACCAACAAAGCCCTATTGTTTCGATCCGATATTTTGAATATTTTCAATTTGAATGATTTAAGCCTGAAAGCATTACTGGATCGATTAGAAAATAATGAACTAGATGAATACGGCGATATCGCAACCTTGATCGGCATCGAGTTTGATGAGAACACTGTTTGGGGCCAGCTGACGGTTTTAGAGCTCAAACTATTAATTCATCTTGCGCTCAAACAATTTGATGAAGCAGCTGAATTGGCTGGGGCCTTTTTGCAATACAACGACAACACGGTTGAGCGCAAATTGTTTTATCAGGCATTGAGTGCTGTGTTGGAGGTGTTGCAAGACGAGGATTTAGACATCAATGACTACCTCCCTAATTTCCGCCGGATGTTTGGCGATGAAAAAATGGATGCGGTCATGGGGTCAGTTGAGGGGCGGGTGCGTTTTTACGGCCTCACCCCAACCAGCATGAAACTGGAAGGCCTTGATAGGCACCATCGTTTGATGGATAGCTATCGAAAGCTCCATGCAAGCAAGGGCTAA
- a CDS encoding winged helix-turn-helix domain-containing protein, whose protein sequence is MRVLLAEDDKNLGNALKQGLIQHGFQVDWVRDGEAVSYEIKNTNYTALILDIGLPFRDGFSVLKEIRSDGIQLPVLLLTAQDGVDSITQGLDLGGDDYVVKPVALEVLAARLRAIIRRSEGVSKNEIKVGRLMLNPLSYQAQLDGQELDLSKKEFSLLHALILSSNRVLTKTQLEDQLYSWGHEVESNALEVHIHNLRKKIGSDLIQTIRGVGYQFRG, encoded by the coding sequence ATGAGAGTACTTTTAGCTGAGGATGACAAAAATTTAGGCAATGCGCTTAAGCAAGGCTTGATCCAACATGGGTTTCAAGTGGATTGGGTGCGAGATGGTGAGGCGGTATCGTATGAAATTAAAAACACAAACTACACTGCACTAATCTTAGATATTGGTTTGCCATTTAGAGATGGTTTTTCTGTATTAAAAGAAATTCGCTCTGATGGTATCCAATTGCCCGTGCTACTTTTGACTGCTCAAGATGGGGTTGACAGTATTACTCAGGGCTTAGATTTGGGTGGTGATGATTATGTTGTAAAGCCTGTGGCTCTTGAAGTCTTAGCGGCAAGGTTGAGGGCAATCATTAGGCGATCTGAAGGTGTTAGCAAGAATGAAATTAAAGTTGGAAGGCTAATGTTGAATCCTTTGTCATATCAAGCACAACTTGATGGCCAAGAACTAGATTTGTCCAAAAAAGAATTCTCTTTGCTGCATGCGCTAATACTTTCTTCTAATAGAGTTTTAACAAAAACTCAGTTGGAGGACCAGTTATATAGCTGGGGTCATGAAGTCGAAAGTAATGCTTTAGAAGTTCATATTCACAACTTGCGAAAAAAAATTGGTTCAGACTTAATTCAAACCATTCGTGGCGTTGGCTACCAATTCAGAGGCTAG
- a CDS encoding DUF4390 domain-containing protein, whose amino-acid sequence MSQRIKQFIFLGLMVLGIFTTPVSAEGIKIKSFELERIDSDWFLNAAFQIELSPGLEDAVQKGVVLYFQTDFDLSRSRWYWFDEKPLLAHRQTRLSYQPLTQQYRIASEGFTFSAKSLSEALQAVGSVGGWRVIDGGQVDASKTYTAGLRMNLDLSKLPKPFQVNALNNRDWNVSSDWLYFPFSPSGSNFIKR is encoded by the coding sequence ATGAGCCAAAGAATTAAGCAATTCATCTTTTTGGGTTTGATGGTGTTGGGAATATTCACAACACCAGTGAGCGCTGAAGGAATCAAGATTAAATCCTTTGAGTTGGAGAGGATTGATAGCGACTGGTTTTTAAATGCAGCTTTTCAAATTGAACTCTCTCCCGGTTTAGAAGATGCCGTTCAAAAAGGGGTTGTACTTTATTTCCAAACAGACTTTGATTTATCGCGCTCGCGCTGGTACTGGTTTGATGAAAAACCACTACTTGCACATAGGCAAACCCGTCTTTCCTATCAGCCATTGACGCAGCAATACCGCATTGCTTCAGAGGGCTTCACTTTTTCTGCAAAGTCATTATCGGAGGCCCTTCAAGCCGTAGGAAGTGTTGGTGGATGGCGTGTCATAGATGGCGGACAGGTTGATGCAAGCAAAACCTATACTGCTGGTTTGCGAATGAACTTAGACTTGAGCAAATTACCAAAACCGTTTCAAGTAAATGCCCTAAATAATCGCGATTGGAACGTCTCAAGCGATTGGTTGTATTTTCCTTTTTCCCCAAGCGGATCTAATTTTATTAAGCGATGA
- a CDS encoding diheme cytochrome c, with product MLLLTVSANALADVNVPRVKIPEKVQAECASCHMVYQPSLLPQESWVRIMNSLGKHYGVDASLDPQSTKEITKWLTDNSGASRKTSIAPPNDRITESSWFVKKHREIDPKTWSNPKVKSKSNCMACHTTADKGNYNEDFVRIPK from the coding sequence TTGTTATTGCTCACTGTCTCAGCTAATGCTCTAGCCGATGTAAATGTGCCTAGAGTAAAAATTCCTGAAAAAGTACAAGCTGAATGTGCTTCATGTCACATGGTTTATCAACCATCACTTCTTCCACAAGAGTCGTGGGTAAGAATCATGAATAGCTTAGGTAAGCACTATGGGGTTGATGCTTCACTTGATCCTCAGTCAACAAAGGAAATTACTAAGTGGCTAACCGATAATTCTGGAGCAAGTAGAAAAACTTCTATTGCCCCGCCAAATGATCGAATTACAGAATCATCATGGTTTGTAAAAAAACACCGAGAAATTGATCCAAAAACATGGTCAAACCCAAAAGTTAAAAGTAAATCTAACTGTATGGCTTGTCATACAACAGCCGATAAAGGTAACTACAACGAAGATTTTGTGAGGATTCCAAAATGA
- a CDS encoding DUF1924 domain-containing protein yields MRLINKTIGVSLIGLFTVNVWAIDAVSLEKQYASDAHQSASSVRGEKFFTGKQDKDWSCATCHGFPPTKDGKHASTDKSISPLAPAFNPKRFTDEAKVNKWFKRNCNDVLGRECSSLEKADVMAYLNSLK; encoded by the coding sequence ATGAGATTAATTAATAAAACTATAGGCGTTTCCTTAATTGGACTGTTCACGGTAAATGTGTGGGCTATTGATGCTGTTTCATTAGAAAAACAGTACGCATCCGACGCCCACCAATCCGCCTCCTCAGTAAGAGGTGAAAAGTTTTTTACCGGCAAACAAGATAAAGATTGGAGTTGCGCCACATGTCATGGATTTCCTCCTACTAAAGACGGTAAGCATGCCTCTACAGATAAATCCATTAGCCCATTAGCCCCAGCATTTAACCCAAAAAGATTTACAGATGAGGCAAAGGTAAACAAGTGGTTCAAGCGCAACTGCAATGATGTGCTTGGACGCGAATGTTCTTCATTAGAAAAGGCTGATGTTATGGCCTATCTAAATTCACTCAAATAG
- a CDS encoding DUF6803 family protein, translating to MNMTHYMELLAVNQPWNLIIFMAIPVILAESLAITKLYLLFTRKFDGAVYYLNRFAGIAVGIYFIGIIYYIMTNAVIPITKAGEWRTIVDPIAVGSYVIAGLPLIWIALQEFGLVNRALDQMGKLKIHAICVALFLVFGHIAMIAGMVDPSILGYKGASAHQMSSGPDDHEFCHPEEHEKMMKQHQQMMGNMPSNQMPMGGGQMPMNNQGHNH from the coding sequence ATGAACATGACTCACTACATGGAGTTATTGGCTGTTAACCAGCCTTGGAATTTAATTATTTTTATGGCTATCCCAGTCATCTTGGCTGAGTCATTGGCTATTACTAAGCTGTACTTGCTATTTACTCGTAAGTTTGATGGCGCTGTGTATTATCTCAATCGCTTTGCTGGTATTGCAGTAGGCATCTATTTTATTGGCATCATTTATTACATCATGACCAATGCCGTCATTCCAATCACTAAAGCTGGTGAATGGAGAACTATCGTTGATCCGATTGCGGTAGGTAGTTATGTGATTGCGGGCTTGCCTTTAATTTGGATTGCCCTACAGGAGTTTGGTTTAGTTAATCGAGCCTTAGATCAAATGGGTAAGCTAAAGATTCATGCGATCTGCGTGGCTTTGTTCTTGGTGTTTGGACATATTGCGATGATTGCTGGCATGGTGGATCCAAGCATTCTTGGCTATAAAGGTGCAAGCGCTCATCAAATGAGCTCAGGCCCTGATGATCATGAGTTTTGCCATCCGGAAGAGCACGAAAAGATGATGAAACAACATCAACAAATGATGGGCAATATGCCTTCTAATCAAATGCCTATGGGTGGTGGCCAAATGCCTATGAATAATCAAGGACACAATCATTAA
- a CDS encoding helix-turn-helix domain-containing protein: protein MLTHKQMVSKMLKKPAVKAAVKELDRTEFAILDEILAARKEAGLTQAQVAKKMGTQTPAIARLESSLATGKHSPSLTTLRKYAAALGKRVELHLV, encoded by the coding sequence ATGCTTACTCATAAACAAATGGTAAGTAAGATGCTTAAGAAGCCCGCCGTAAAAGCCGCGGTGAAAGAGCTTGACCGTACTGAATTTGCGATTCTTGATGAGATTCTTGCGGCAAGAAAAGAGGCTGGATTAACGCAAGCGCAAGTAGCAAAAAAGATGGGGACGCAAACCCCCGCTATTGCTAGATTAGAAAGCTCTTTGGCTACCGGCAAACATTCCCCAAGCCTAACTACCCTAAGAAAGTATGCGGCGGCACTGGGCAAGAGAGTTGAACTTCATTTAGTCTAA
- the rsmB gene encoding 16S rRNA (cytosine(967)-C(5))-methyltransferase RsmB, whose product MQNLLVDQKTSHSLPLSEAITIAAQAISEVMSGRSLTEVLEQLDSHERPIVQSLTFDALRKWVRSHELIKQFIPKTPPPEVDHLLSVAIALFVRDGSDSKPYATHTIVDQAVQACNQYDKTMYAKGLVNAVLRKISLALEPAPGKPSYPPDPIPMFVPAWWRANLKRNYSKVWQSILFSQAKRAPLILRVNQRQYSREQYQALLLDVGIASEKIESVAGVALPSALRISIPAPVSDLPGFYSGAASVQDAGAQLAAILLDPQPSELVLDACAAPGGKTAHILELADCQMLALELDGARLGKIGGNLDRLRLHSERVKIQRGDASKGAWWDGVLFDKILLDAPCSASGIVSRHPDIPFLRREADIQSLQLRQREILNQAWRMLKPSGTLLYVTCSVFPEEGEGQAIWFAEQHSNAVRLGAPGQLLPTEVNDGFYYALFKKNGP is encoded by the coding sequence GTGCAAAATCTTTTGGTAGATCAAAAAACATCTCACAGTCTTCCGCTTTCCGAAGCAATCACGATTGCAGCGCAAGCAATCAGCGAGGTGATGAGTGGCAGGTCACTCACCGAGGTATTGGAGCAGCTAGATTCTCATGAGAGGCCTATTGTTCAGAGCCTCACTTTTGATGCCCTTCGCAAGTGGGTACGCTCTCACGAATTGATTAAACAATTTATTCCCAAGACACCACCGCCGGAAGTTGACCATCTCTTAAGTGTTGCTATTGCATTATTTGTGCGAGATGGCTCTGATAGCAAGCCATATGCGACGCACACCATTGTTGATCAAGCGGTGCAGGCCTGCAACCAATACGACAAGACGATGTATGCAAAGGGTTTGGTAAATGCTGTGTTACGCAAGATTAGTTTAGCGTTAGAACCAGCCCCAGGAAAGCCCTCTTATCCGCCCGATCCAATACCAATGTTTGTGCCGGCTTGGTGGCGTGCCAACTTAAAGCGCAATTACTCAAAGGTTTGGCAATCGATTTTGTTTTCTCAAGCAAAACGCGCACCGTTAATTTTGAGGGTAAATCAGCGCCAATATTCTCGAGAGCAGTATCAGGCGCTTTTGCTTGATGTGGGTATTGCATCTGAAAAGATTGAATCTGTAGCGGGAGTTGCTTTGCCATCAGCATTGCGGATATCAATACCGGCACCCGTTTCAGATTTGCCGGGTTTTTATAGTGGCGCAGCCTCTGTGCAAGATGCGGGAGCACAATTAGCCGCCATTTTGCTAGATCCTCAACCAAGTGAATTGGTCTTAGATGCGTGTGCTGCTCCAGGGGGTAAAACTGCTCACATCTTAGAGTTGGCCGACTGTCAGATGCTTGCGCTCGAACTAGATGGGGCGCGACTTGGAAAAATTGGCGGCAACCTAGATCGACTGCGGCTTCACTCTGAACGCGTCAAAATTCAGCGGGGGGATGCTTCAAAAGGTGCTTGGTGGGATGGTGTTCTATTTGACAAAATTTTGCTTGATGCCCCTTGTTCTGCTTCTGGAATCGTCTCTCGGCATCCAGACATTCCATTTTTGCGTCGTGAGGCTGATATTCAGTCCTTACAACTTAGGCAGCGCGAAATACTGAATCAAGCCTGGAGAATGTTAAAGCCAAGCGGAACCCTTTTATACGTTACCTGCTCGGTATTTCCCGAGGAGGGGGAGGGGCAGGCCATTTGGTTTGCTGAGCAACACAGCAATGCGGTACGATTAGGCGCTCCGGGACAACTTTTGCCCACAGAGGTCAATGACGGTTTCTACTATGCTTTGTTTAAGAAAAATGGGCCATGA
- a CDS encoding cytochrome b/b6 domain-containing protein: MINEIRKRMLVWDSPLYVSHWILALCFVGAILTQESEQFRLVHVTLGYTMLGIVGFRVIWGFIGSKYARFSTIKPRFLKVHENIKAILSGERQALMGLNAIGFLAAYVLMFLVLLVSATGYLTFNEIGPELISELHELVGNALIAVVVVHVGSILLNALYHYLQKNNSTATSKMSVIVVKARAYKWVTVIILLLMIYFWVFNLEFGNESTFS, from the coding sequence ATGATCAATGAAATTAGAAAAAGAATGCTGGTATGGGATTCCCCGCTATATGTGAGCCACTGGATATTGGCGCTGTGCTTTGTGGGAGCAATTCTTACTCAAGAAAGTGAACAATTTAGGCTTGTCCATGTTACCTTGGGATATACGATGTTGGGTATTGTTGGCTTTAGAGTAATTTGGGGATTCATCGGCTCTAAATATGCGAGATTCTCCACGATCAAACCTCGTTTTCTAAAGGTTCATGAAAACATTAAAGCTATTCTATCTGGTGAGAGACAGGCATTGATGGGGTTGAATGCCATTGGTTTTTTGGCCGCTTATGTATTGATGTTTTTGGTCCTATTGGTATCGGCTACCGGCTATTTAACTTTTAATGAAATAGGACCCGAACTGATTAGCGAGCTACACGAGTTAGTAGGCAATGCGCTCATAGCGGTTGTTGTAGTTCATGTGGGCTCAATTTTATTAAATGCTTTGTATCACTACTTACAAAAAAATAATTCAACAGCTACTTCAAAGATGAGTGTAATAGTTGTTAAGGCGAGAGCCTATAAGTGGGTAACAGTAATAATCTTGTTACTAATGATTTATTTTTGGGTATTCAATTTAGAATTTGGTAATGAGAGTACTTTTAGCTGA
- a CDS encoding sensor histidine kinase, whose amino-acid sequence MSSFFESKVWRKKLLPIVIGLIGAFALLLLALLLLASSNTAFFDRYFIWLYAANVVIGICLTLVILTLVVVIGVRWYQGRFGTRLIAKLAMIFALVGIVPGLILYGVSLQFVSRSIETWFDVQVESALNSGLELGRVTLRIAQEEILGEGNFIAEQVAQVPSGTSSEQVGAMVMKIRNQFGIQEITLFNMQREMLFTSEPKAKNYLPPPDGSQVAEAFEKKGLTFLDQVELEGGQHGYRIRAIVPIVRKRGAQTRPDQNKEVDDKYFLQLVRYIPVPLAKNIFAVETAYSEYQEKSLGRAGLRKMFVGTLTLTLFFALFVAVILALLLGRQLARPLLMLLRGTQAVAQGDLSPKPELDTGDELGMLTQQFNVMTRQLADTRTSLQESKAFLEKVLGSLTAGVCIFDTEYNIVSSNAGADRIFAQDLTLLDGKPLSSNVALAEFEEAVKEGFATMSLGAGNQTSASIPQASPVWQKQVQLHTTNEFENDPGATLFVRGTQLTADLRMVVFDDITDVVSAQRSIAWSEVARRLAHEIKNPLTPIQLSAERLQHKLAGKLSPEQEEMINRSTETIIGQVQAMKEMVNDFRDFAKTPTPQLKPVSINTLTSEILGLYEGSPLVTQLDDRCPNIMGDSTQLRQVIHNLLQNAQDSTLEGARQNAPVEVKTELVPYGEQNGVKQSAVRLTISDSGVGFPAKILARAFEPYVTSKTKGTGLGLAVVKKIIDDHGAKIEIRNRMQGDEVIGAQVSILFMNLAKEAA is encoded by the coding sequence ATGTCCAGCTTTTTTGAATCAAAAGTTTGGCGCAAAAAATTACTACCGATAGTAATCGGTTTGATTGGTGCTTTTGCTCTTTTGCTTTTAGCGCTTTTGCTATTAGCCTCATCAAACACGGCTTTTTTTGATCGCTACTTTATTTGGTTATATGCGGCCAATGTGGTGATTGGAATTTGCTTGACTTTAGTGATTTTGACTTTGGTTGTAGTGATTGGGGTACGCTGGTACCAGGGCCGTTTCGGAACTCGCCTAATTGCTAAGTTGGCAATGATTTTTGCATTGGTAGGAATTGTGCCAGGACTTATTTTGTACGGCGTTTCTTTGCAATTCGTGTCACGAAGCATTGAAACTTGGTTTGATGTACAGGTCGAGTCTGCGCTGAACTCCGGCCTAGAGTTAGGGCGTGTAACCTTACGAATAGCTCAAGAAGAGATCTTGGGCGAAGGCAATTTTATTGCTGAACAAGTGGCGCAGGTTCCCTCCGGCACCAGTTCCGAACAAGTTGGCGCCATGGTCATGAAGATCCGCAACCAGTTTGGGATTCAAGAAATTACCCTTTTTAATATGCAACGGGAAATGCTCTTCACGAGTGAGCCAAAAGCAAAAAACTATTTGCCCCCTCCCGATGGAAGTCAAGTTGCTGAGGCTTTTGAAAAGAAGGGGCTTACCTTTTTAGATCAGGTGGAGCTTGAAGGCGGCCAGCATGGTTATCGCATTCGGGCGATTGTGCCGATTGTCCGTAAGAGGGGTGCGCAGACAAGGCCAGACCAAAACAAGGAAGTGGACGATAAATACTTTTTACAACTGGTTCGCTATATTCCCGTTCCGCTCGCAAAAAATATTTTTGCAGTTGAGACCGCTTACAGCGAATATCAAGAGAAATCTTTGGGGCGCGCAGGCTTGCGCAAAATGTTTGTGGGAACCCTAACACTCACCCTTTTCTTTGCCTTATTTGTGGCGGTGATCTTGGCGCTACTATTGGGCCGTCAATTGGCTCGACCATTATTAATGTTGCTAAGAGGTACTCAGGCAGTTGCACAAGGTGACTTATCGCCAAAACCAGAGCTCGATACCGGTGATGAGCTGGGGATGCTAACGCAGCAATTTAATGTGATGACGCGTCAGCTTGCCGATACCCGTACCTCTTTGCAAGAATCAAAAGCGTTTTTGGAGAAGGTTCTTGGTAGCTTGACGGCTGGTGTATGCATTTTTGATACAGAGTACAACATTGTTTCTAGTAATGCTGGGGCAGATCGCATTTTTGCGCAGGATTTAACCCTGTTGGATGGCAAGCCTTTAAGTAGTAACGTAGCCCTTGCAGAGTTTGAGGAGGCCGTCAAAGAAGGCTTTGCAACGATGAGTCTGGGGGCTGGCAATCAAACTTCGGCATCTATCCCGCAGGCTTCCCCGGTTTGGCAAAAACAAGTTCAACTTCACACGACCAATGAATTTGAAAATGATCCGGGGGCTACTTTATTTGTCCGCGGCACTCAGTTAACTGCAGATTTACGAATGGTAGTGTTTGATGACATTACGGATGTGGTGAGCGCTCAAAGATCAATTGCGTGGAGCGAAGTAGCAAGGCGCTTGGCCCATGAAATTAAAAATCCGCTGACTCCAATTCAGCTTTCTGCTGAGAGACTGCAACACAAGCTTGCAGGTAAATTAAGTCCCGAGCAAGAAGAGATGATTAATCGCAGTACTGAGACAATTATTGGTCAGGTTCAGGCGATGAAAGAAATGGTCAATGATTTTAGGGATTTTGCTAAAACACCAACACCACAGCTAAAGCCAGTTTCAATTAATACGCTGACAAGCGAAATTCTGGGTCTTTATGAGGGCAGCCCATTGGTGACTCAGCTGGATGATCGTTGTCCAAATATCATGGGCGACTCCACACAATTGCGGCAAGTTATTCACAATTTGCTCCAAAATGCCCAAGACTCAACCTTGGAGGGCGCTCGCCAGAACGCGCCTGTGGAGGTAAAAACGGAGCTTGTCCCATATGGCGAGCAAAATGGCGTGAAGCAAAGCGCAGTCCGTTTGACAATAAGTGATTCTGGGGTTGGATTTCCAGCTAAGATATTGGCAAGAGCATTTGAACCTTATGTCACATCCAAGACAAAAGGCACGGGATTGGGCTTGGCAGTCGTAAAGAAAATTATTGATGATCACGGCGCCAAGATAGAGATACGAAATCGAATGCAGGGAGACGAAGTGATTGGTGCGCAAGTTTCAATTTTGTTTATGAATTTAGCAAAAGAGGCAGCCTAA
- a CDS encoding aquaporin, which yields MKFYLSEYIGTALLLAIVAGSGIMGETLGAGNAAVALLGNSIATGAGLYVLIGLLGPISGAHFNPVVTLMFWKLGHLNLKKMLGYWACQFTGAIVGIWLTHLMFSLPIIQESTKVRAGFGIWTSEFISTLVLLIVIRVGDKEAKDRVPMLVALTVTAGYWFTSSTFFANPAVTLARSFTNTFVGIAPSSVFGFMLAEVLAALVIVGMLSFSKQKS from the coding sequence ATGAAATTTTATCTTTCCGAATATATTGGTACAGCCCTCTTGCTGGCAATTGTTGCTGGCTCAGGAATTATGGGCGAGACCTTGGGCGCTGGTAATGCCGCTGTAGCTTTACTAGGCAACAGTATTGCTACAGGTGCCGGCTTATATGTCTTGATTGGTTTGCTGGGACCCATTTCTGGCGCTCACTTTAATCCTGTTGTGACTTTAATGTTTTGGAAACTAGGTCATCTCAATCTAAAAAAGATGTTGGGTTATTGGGCTTGTCAATTCACCGGCGCTATCGTTGGTATTTGGTTAACACACTTAATGTTTAGCCTACCTATCATTCAAGAGTCAACAAAGGTTAGAGCTGGGTTTGGTATTTGGACGAGTGAATTTATATCAACACTCGTATTGCTTATCGTGATTCGCGTTGGTGATAAGGAAGCTAAGGATCGTGTGCCCATGCTTGTTGCCCTAACAGTCACAGCAGGCTATTGGTTTACTTCATCCACTTTCTTTGCCAATCCTGCGGTTACCTTGGCTAGGAGCTTCACAAATACATTTGTAGGAATTGCACCATCAAGCGTTTTTGGATTTATGCTAGCGGAAGTATTGGCGGCTTTAGTGATCGTTGGAATGCTTTCTTTTTCAAAACAAAAGTCTTGA